A genomic segment from Lusitaniella coriacea LEGE 07157 encodes:
- the ccsB gene encoding c-type cytochrome biogenesis protein CcsB, which produces MNLVALQNVLDNTAFAVLFLTMLIYWVGVAFPKIPYLQALGTAGMAIANLCIAVLLGARWLEAGYFPLSNLYESLFFLAWGVSAIHLVAEQMSRSRLVGVFSAPLAMGIAAFSALTLPGEMQQSAPLVPALKSNWLMMHVSVMMLSYATLMVGSVLAIAFLIITRAQNIELRGSSIGTGGYRLKRQSSDVDSLSDEITPNAIPDPTTSASSGNTAVLTAISPTTAVSDVAALPSLSPQRLNLAETLDNISYRIIGLGFPLLTIGIIAGAVWANEAWGSYWSWDPKETWALITWLVFAAYLHARITRGWQGRRPAILASVGFVVVWVCYLGVNLLGKGLHSYGWFF; this is translated from the coding sequence ATGAATTTGGTTGCCCTCCAGAACGTACTGGATAATACTGCCTTTGCCGTACTCTTCCTCACCATGTTGATTTATTGGGTAGGCGTGGCGTTCCCCAAAATTCCCTATTTGCAAGCCCTAGGCACAGCAGGAATGGCGATTGCCAACTTGTGTATCGCCGTGTTGTTGGGGGCGCGCTGGTTGGAAGCAGGTTATTTCCCCCTCAGCAATCTTTACGAGTCTCTCTTTTTCCTTGCGTGGGGCGTAAGTGCGATTCACCTCGTTGCCGAGCAAATGAGCCGCAGCCGCTTGGTGGGAGTATTTTCCGCCCCTTTAGCAATGGGAATCGCTGCCTTTTCTGCCCTCACTCTCCCTGGGGAAATGCAGCAAAGCGCGCCTCTAGTCCCCGCGCTCAAATCTAACTGGTTAATGATGCACGTCAGCGTGATGATGCTCAGTTATGCCACATTAATGGTAGGTTCGGTTCTCGCGATCGCGTTCCTCATTATAACCCGCGCCCAAAACATCGAACTACGTGGCAGTTCCATTGGTACCGGGGGCTATCGCCTGAAACGGCAATCCTCTGACGTAGACTCTTTATCTGATGAGATAACACCCAATGCCATCCCGGATCCCACAACCAGCGCCAGTAGCGGCAACACCGCAGTTCTGACCGCGATTTCTCCTACAACCGCCGTATCAGACGTTGCAGCCCTTCCCAGCCTCTCGCCTCAACGATTAAACTTAGCTGAAACCCTCGACAACATCAGCTATCGCATCATTGGTCTAGGATTTCCCCTCCTCACCATTGGGATTATTGCAGGGGCAGTATGGGCAAATGAAGCTTGGGGATCCTACTGGAGTTGGGACCCCAAAGAAACTTGGGCATTAATTACCTGGCTGGTCTTTGCCGCCTACCTCCACGCCCGAATTACTCGCGGATGGCAGGGTCGGCGACCCGCGATTCTCGCATCAGTCGGTTTTGTTGTCGTCTGGGTTTGTTATCTTGGTGTCAATTTACTCGGAAAAGGATTACATTCCTATGGTTGGTTTTTCTAA
- a CDS encoding KGK domain-containing protein — protein sequence MENQFKPLSEGEVLSVSESAQFLIGHGTFRVGELADTLREKLLEHSLGGLSKDTIGWFAEEGIPCEVLQFGAERWQPGTVRIHLEFCPSAPGSPSPAIDTPKQAEAVAAAPIAQPEETQELLEDSSEDIGLATDDFLMEDAEESLALPEEETDSPDDLFADSTEESGEMLGEEDSGADDLFGDGGDESFNLSADTDESSDDLFGDASDDSGDDLFGDSDAGLDLSADTDESSDDLFGDASDDSGDDLFGDSDAGLDLSADTDESSDDLFGDASDDSGDDLFGDSDAGLGDDLFGDSDDDLGLGDLGQTEEASLDGSSDNNSQTDSSEDVFDDIWQDIN from the coding sequence GTGGAAAATCAATTTAAACCACTCTCAGAAGGGGAAGTTCTATCCGTCAGTGAATCGGCTCAGTTTTTGATTGGGCATGGTACATTTCGGGTTGGCGAACTCGCAGATACTCTCAGAGAAAAATTGCTCGAACACAGTCTAGGTGGCTTGAGCAAAGACACAATAGGCTGGTTTGCAGAAGAAGGTATCCCCTGCGAAGTTTTGCAATTTGGAGCCGAGCGCTGGCAACCCGGTACGGTTAGAATTCATTTAGAATTTTGTCCGTCAGCGCCAGGGAGTCCCAGTCCCGCGATCGATACCCCCAAACAAGCCGAAGCAGTAGCAGCAGCGCCCATCGCTCAACCAGAGGAAACCCAAGAATTACTCGAAGACAGCAGCGAAGACATCGGACTTGCCACAGACGATTTCCTTATGGAAGACGCTGAAGAAAGTTTAGCGCTGCCTGAAGAAGAGACGGATAGCCCTGACGATCTTTTTGCCGATTCCACCGAAGAGAGTGGCGAAATGCTCGGCGAAGAGGATTCCGGTGCAGATGACTTGTTTGGAGACGGGGGGGATGAAAGCTTCAATTTATCTGCCGATACCGACGAATCTAGCGACGACCTCTTTGGGGATGCTTCCGATGATTCGGGAGACGACCTTTTCGGCGATTCTGACGCGGGGTTGGATTTATCTGCCGATACCGACGAATCTAGCGACGATCTCTTTGGAGATGCTTCCGATGATTCGGGAGACGACCTTTTCGGCGATTCTGACGCGGGGTTGGATTTATCTGCCGATACCGACGAATCTAGCGACGATCTCTTTGGGGATGCTTCCGATGATTCGGGAGACGACCTTTTCGGCGATTCCGACGCGGGGTTAGGGGACGATCTTTTCGGCGATTCTGACGACGATCTCGGCCTTGGAGATTTGGGTCAAACTGAAGAAGCGAGCCTGGATGGTTCGTCGGATAATAATAGTCAAACAGACAGTAGTGAGGACGTTTTTGACGATATATGGCAGGACATTAACTGA